The proteins below come from a single Streptomyces tubercidicus genomic window:
- the gnd gene encoding phosphogluconate dehydrogenase (NAD(+)-dependent, decarboxylating): MELGLVGLGKMGGNMRERIRRAGHTVVGYDRNPDLADVNSLQGLVDKLKGPRVVWVMVPAGAATQATIDELAELLSPGDIVVDGGNSRWTDDEKHAEELKAKGIGFVDCGVSGGVWGLENGYALMYGGDKDDVAKVQPIFDALKPEGDFGAVHAGKVGAGHFAKMVHNGIEYAMMQAYAEGWELLEKVDSVTDVREIFRSWQEGTVIRSWLLDLAVNALDDDEHLEKLRGYAADSGEGRWTVEAAIDNAVPLPAITASLFARFGSRQDDSPQMKMIAALRNQFGGHAVESKK; the protein is encoded by the coding sequence ATGGAGCTCGGTCTCGTCGGTCTCGGCAAGATGGGCGGCAATATGCGCGAGCGCATTCGCCGCGCCGGCCACACCGTCGTCGGTTACGACCGCAACCCGGACCTGGCGGATGTCAACAGCCTCCAGGGGCTTGTGGACAAGCTCAAGGGTCCGCGGGTGGTCTGGGTCATGGTGCCGGCCGGTGCTGCCACCCAGGCCACGATCGACGAGCTGGCCGAGCTGCTCTCCCCGGGCGACATCGTCGTGGACGGCGGCAACTCCCGCTGGACCGACGACGAGAAGCACGCCGAGGAGCTGAAGGCCAAGGGCATCGGTTTCGTCGACTGCGGTGTCTCCGGCGGCGTCTGGGGCCTGGAGAACGGCTATGCGCTGATGTACGGCGGCGACAAGGACGATGTCGCCAAGGTGCAGCCGATCTTCGACGCCCTCAAGCCGGAGGGCGACTTCGGCGCGGTGCACGCCGGCAAGGTCGGCGCCGGCCACTTCGCGAAGATGGTCCACAACGGCATCGAGTACGCGATGATGCAGGCCTACGCCGAGGGCTGGGAGCTGCTGGAGAAGGTCGACTCCGTCACGGACGTGCGGGAGATCTTCCGCTCCTGGCAGGAAGGCACGGTCATCCGTTCCTGGCTGCTCGACCTGGCCGTCAACGCCCTCGACGACGACGAGCACTTGGAGAAGCTGCGCGGGTACGCCGCCGACTCCGGTGAGGGCCGCTGGACCGTCGAGGCCGCGATCGACAACGCCGTGCCGCTGCCCGCGATCACCGCCTCGCTCTTCGCGCGCTTCGGGTCCCGGCAGGACGACTCCCCGCAGATGAAGATGATCGCCGCGCTGCGCAACCAGTTCGGTGGCCACGCGGTCGAGAGCAAGAAGTAG
- a CDS encoding DLW-39 family protein, whose amino-acid sequence MKKLLLVALAAIGGLLVYRQIQADRAEQDLWTEATDSVPAGSGV is encoded by the coding sequence GTGAAGAAGCTTCTCCTGGTCGCACTGGCCGCCATCGGCGGGCTCCTCGTGTACCGCCAGATCCAGGCGGATCGCGCCGAGCAGGATCTGTGGACGGAGGCGACCGACTCCGTGCCCGCAGGTTCGGGTGTCTGA
- a CDS encoding DUF3566 domain-containing protein, with protein MSGATGAAAGGSGAEKGSSSKPATVTEDSARGSAVSDTGPRDEGSDQGGPVTDTRQPQPQPQEKAGSGAQQPYQPPQAYATEDGQSGGQAVRRPRTGATTAPRTRKARLRVARADPWSVMKVSFLLSIALGICTVVAVAVLWMVMNAMGVFTTVGATISEATGSSDGAGFDLQSFLSLPRVLLFTSIIAVIDVVLATALATLGAFIYNLSAGFVGGVELTLAEDE; from the coding sequence GTGAGTGGAGCCACGGGCGCTGCGGCGGGTGGATCGGGAGCTGAGAAGGGCTCCTCGTCCAAACCCGCGACCGTGACGGAGGACAGCGCCCGTGGCTCCGCCGTTTCCGACACCGGCCCCCGGGACGAGGGCTCAGATCAAGGGGGACCCGTGACCGATACCCGACAGCCGCAGCCGCAGCCCCAGGAGAAGGCCGGGAGCGGCGCACAGCAGCCGTATCAGCCGCCTCAGGCGTATGCCACCGAGGACGGGCAGAGCGGCGGCCAGGCGGTGCGCCGGCCCCGTACGGGCGCCACCACGGCCCCCAGGACCCGCAAGGCCCGGCTGCGGGTGGCCCGCGCCGATCCCTGGTCGGTGATGAAGGTCAGCTTTCTGCTCTCCATCGCGCTGGGCATCTGCACGGTCGTGGCCGTCGCGGTGCTGTGGATGGTCATGAACGCGATGGGCGTCTTCACCACGGTCGGCGCGACGATCAGCGAGGCCACCGGCTCCAGTGACGGTGCCGGTTTCGATCTCCAGTCGTTCCTGTCGCTGCCGCGGGTGCTGCTGTTCACCTCGATCATCGCGGTGATCGATGTGGTGCTGGCGACGGCCCTGGCCACGCTCGGTGCCTTCATCTACAACCTGTCGGCCGGGTTCGTCGGGGGCGTGGAGCTCACGCTCGCCGAGGACGAGTGA
- the recF gene encoding DNA replication/repair protein RecF (All proteins in this family for which functions are known are DNA-binding proteins that assist the filamentation of RecA onto DNA for the initiation of recombination or recombinational repair.): MHVSHLSLADFRSYARVEVPLDPGVTAFVGPNGQGKTNLVEAVGYLATLGSHRVSSDAPLVRMGAERAVVRAAVVQGERQQLIELELNPGKANRARINRSSQVRPRDVLGIVRTVLFAPEDLALVKGDPGERRRFLDELITARSPRMAGVRSDYDRVLKQRNTLLKTAALARRHGGRQMDLSTLDVWDQHLARAGAELLAQRLDLIAALRPLADKAYEQLAPGGGPLALEYRGSAGEALADATSREELYGVLLAALGEARKGEIERGVTLVGPHRDDLVLKLGQLPAKGYASHGESWSYALALRLASYDLLRAEGNEPVLVLDDVFAELDARRRERLAELVAPGEQVLVTAAVDDDVPGVLAGARFAVAGGAVEKVTP; encoded by the coding sequence ATGCACGTATCGCATCTGTCCCTCGCCGACTTCCGCTCGTACGCCCGGGTCGAGGTGCCGCTCGATCCGGGCGTCACGGCTTTCGTGGGCCCCAACGGCCAGGGCAAGACCAATCTGGTCGAGGCGGTCGGCTATCTCGCCACGCTCGGCAGCCACCGGGTCTCCTCCGACGCCCCGCTGGTGCGGATGGGCGCCGAGCGGGCGGTCGTCCGGGCCGCGGTCGTCCAGGGCGAGCGGCAGCAGCTGATCGAGCTGGAGCTCAACCCGGGCAAGGCGAACCGCGCCAGGATCAACAGGTCGTCGCAGGTCAGGCCGCGGGACGTGCTGGGGATCGTCCGGACGGTGCTGTTCGCGCCGGAGGATCTGGCGCTGGTCAAGGGCGATCCGGGGGAGCGCCGGCGGTTCCTGGACGAGCTGATCACCGCGCGGTCGCCGCGGATGGCCGGGGTGCGCTCGGACTACGACCGGGTCCTCAAGCAGCGCAACACCCTGTTGAAAACCGCCGCGTTGGCGCGCCGGCACGGCGGCCGGCAGATGGATCTGTCCACGCTCGACGTATGGGACCAGCATCTGGCCCGCGCGGGCGCCGAACTGCTGGCGCAGCGGCTCGATCTGATCGCCGCGCTGCGGCCGCTCGCGGACAAGGCGTATGAACAGCTGGCGCCGGGCGGCGGGCCGCTGGCGCTGGAGTACCGCGGCTCGGCGGGCGAGGCGCTCGCCGACGCCACCAGCCGCGAGGAGCTGTACGGCGTGCTGCTGGCGGCGCTCGGCGAGGCCCGCAAGGGAGAGATCGAGCGCGGGGTGACGCTGGTGGGCCCGCACCGCGACGATCTGGTGCTCAAGCTGGGCCAGCTCCCGGCGAAGGGGTACGCCAGCCATGGCGAGTCCTGGTCGTATGCGCTGGCGCTGCGGCTGGCCTCGTACGACCTGCTGCGGGCCGAGGGCAATGAACCGGTCCTGGTCCTGGACGACGTCTTCGCGGAGCTGGACGCGCGGCGCCGGGAGCGGCTGGCGGAGCTGGTGGCCCCGGGCGAGCAGGTACTGGTGACGGCCGCGGTGGACGACGATGTGCCGGGCGTGCTGGCCGGGGCGCGCTTCGCGGTGGCCGGCGGCGCCGTCGAGAAGGTGACCCCATGA
- the gyrB gene encoding DNA topoisomerase (ATP-hydrolyzing) subunit B, whose product MLCQKGRFVADSGDLNENNTASTDEEVPVVAMGDSAVEKSYDASAITVLEGLDAVRKRPGMYIGSTGERGLHHLVQEVVDNSVDEALAGHADTIEVTILADGGVRVVDNGRGIPVGIVPSENKPAVEVVLTVLHAGGKFGGGGYAVSGGLHGVGVSVVNALSQRVAVEIRTDGFRWTQEYKQGVPTAPLAKHEATEESGTSVTFWADGEIFETTTYSFETLSRRFQEMAFLNKGLTISLKDERPDHVEEDGTPLSVRYHYEGGIVDFVKYLNSRKGELVHPTVVSVEAEDKERNLSVDLAMQWNTQYSEGVYSFANIIHTHEGGTHEEGFRAALTGLINRYARDRKLLREKDDNLTGEDIREGLTAIISVKLAEPQFEGQTKTKLGNTEVKTFVQKVVHEHLNDWLDRNPNEAADIIRKGIQAATARVAARKARDLTRRKGLLETASLPGKLSDCQSNDPAKCEIFIVEGDSAGGSAKSGRNPEYQAILPIRGKILNVEKARVDKILQNNEVQALISAFGTGVHEDFDIEKLRYHKIILMADADVDGQHINTLLLTFLFRFMRPLVEAGHVYLSRPPLYKIKWGRDDFEYAYSDPERDALIELGKQNGKRIKDDSVQRFKGLGEMNAEELRVTTMDTDHRVLGQVSLDDAARADDLFSVLMGEDVEARRSFIQRNAKDVRFLDI is encoded by the coding sequence GTGCTGTGCCAGAAAGGGCGCTTCGTGGCCGACTCCGGCGACCTCAACGAGAACAACACGGCTTCTACTGACGAGGAGGTTCCTGTCGTCGCGATGGGCGACTCCGCGGTGGAGAAGTCGTACGACGCCAGCGCGATCACCGTCCTCGAAGGCCTGGACGCGGTCCGTAAGCGTCCCGGCATGTACATCGGCTCCACCGGTGAGCGCGGTCTGCACCACCTCGTACAGGAGGTCGTCGACAACTCCGTCGACGAGGCGCTGGCCGGTCACGCGGACACCATCGAGGTGACGATCCTGGCGGACGGCGGTGTGCGCGTCGTCGACAACGGCCGCGGTATCCCCGTCGGCATCGTGCCGTCCGAGAACAAGCCGGCCGTGGAGGTCGTGCTGACCGTCCTGCACGCGGGCGGCAAGTTCGGCGGCGGCGGGTACGCGGTCTCCGGTGGTCTGCACGGCGTGGGTGTGTCCGTCGTGAACGCGCTGTCGCAGCGGGTCGCGGTGGAGATCCGTACGGACGGCTTCCGCTGGACCCAGGAGTACAAGCAGGGTGTGCCGACCGCCCCGCTGGCCAAGCATGAGGCCACCGAGGAGTCCGGCACCTCGGTCACCTTCTGGGCCGACGGCGAGATCTTCGAGACCACCACCTACAGCTTCGAGACGCTGTCGCGGCGCTTCCAGGAGATGGCGTTCCTCAACAAGGGGCTGACCATCTCGCTCAAGGACGAGCGCCCGGATCACGTGGAGGAGGACGGCACACCGCTGTCGGTGCGGTACCACTACGAGGGCGGCATCGTCGACTTCGTGAAGTACCTCAACTCCCGCAAGGGCGAGCTGGTGCATCCGACGGTGGTCTCGGTGGAGGCGGAGGACAAGGAGCGGAACCTCTCCGTCGACCTCGCGATGCAGTGGAACACCCAGTACAGCGAGGGTGTCTACAGCTTCGCCAACATCATCCACACCCATGAGGGCGGTACCCACGAGGAGGGCTTCCGCGCCGCGCTGACCGGCCTGATCAACCGTTACGCGCGCGACCGGAAGCTGCTGCGGGAGAAGGACGACAACCTCACGGGTGAGGACATCCGCGAGGGTCTGACGGCGATCATCTCGGTCAAGCTCGCCGAGCCGCAGTTCGAGGGCCAGACCAAGACCAAGCTGGGCAACACCGAGGTCAAGACCTTCGTGCAGAAGGTGGTCCACGAGCACCTCAACGACTGGCTGGACCGCAACCCCAACGAGGCCGCGGACATCATCCGCAAGGGCATCCAGGCGGCCACCGCGCGCGTGGCGGCCCGTAAGGCGCGCGATCTGACCCGCCGTAAGGGGCTGCTGGAGACCGCGTCGCTGCCCGGCAAGCTGAGCGACTGCCAGTCCAACGACCCGGCCAAGTGCGAGATCTTCATCGTCGAGGGTGACTCCGCCGGCGGCTCGGCCAAGTCCGGCCGTAACCCGGAGTACCAGGCGATCCTCCCGATCCGAGGCAAGATCCTCAACGTCGAGAAGGCCCGGGTCGACAAGATCCTGCAGAACAACGAGGTCCAGGCGCTGATCTCGGCGTTCGGCACGGGCGTGCACGAGGACTTCGACATCGAGAAGCTCCGCTATCACAAGATCATCCTGATGGCGGACGCCGATGTCGACGGTCAGCACATCAACACCCTGCTGCTCACCTTCCTCTTCCGCTTCATGCGGCCGCTGGTCGAGGCCGGGCACGTCTACCTCTCCCGCCCGCCGCTGTACAAGATCAAGTGGGGCCGGGACGACTTCGAGTACGCCTACTCCGACCCGGAGCGGGACGCGCTGATCGAGCTCGGCAAGCAGAACGGCAAGCGGATCAAGGACGACTCGGTCCAGCGGTTCAAGGGTCTCGGTGAGATGAACGCCGAGGAGCTGCGGGTGACGACCATGGACACCGATCACCGGGTCCTCGGCCAGGTCTCCCTGGACGACGCGGCCCGCGCGGACGACCTGTTCTCCGTGCTGATGGGCGAGGACGTCGAGGCGCGCCGCTCGTTCATCCAGCGCAACGCCAAGGACGTCCGCTTCCTCGACATCTGA
- the dnaN gene encoding DNA polymerase III subunit beta, with amino-acid sequence MKIRVERDVLAEAVAWAAKSLPARPPVPVLAGLLLKTEDGTLSLSGFDYEVSARVSVDAEVEEEGTVLVSGRLLADICRALPNRPVEISTDGVRVTVVCGSSRFTLHTLPVEEYPALPTMPTATGTVPGEVFAAAAAQVAIAAGRDDTLPVLTGVRIEIEGDTVTLASTDRYRFAVREFLWKPESPDASAVALVPAKTLLDTAKSLSSGDTVTLALSGSGQGEGLIGFEGAGRRTTTRLLEGDLPKYRTLFPTEFNSVAVIETAPFVEAVKRVALVAERNTPVRLSFEQGVLILEAGSSDDAQAVERVDADLDGDDISIAFNPGFLLEGLSAIDSPVAQLSFTTSTKPALLSGRPAKDAEADDAYKYLIMPVRLSG; translated from the coding sequence GTGAAGATCCGGGTGGAGCGCGATGTACTCGCGGAGGCAGTGGCCTGGGCGGCCAAGAGCCTCCCGGCCCGTCCGCCGGTGCCCGTCCTCGCGGGCCTGCTGCTGAAGACGGAGGACGGCACGCTGAGCCTCTCCGGCTTCGACTACGAGGTCTCCGCGCGGGTCTCGGTGGACGCGGAGGTGGAAGAGGAGGGCACGGTCCTCGTCTCCGGCCGGCTGCTCGCCGACATCTGCCGTGCGCTCCCCAACCGCCCGGTGGAGATTTCCACCGACGGTGTCCGGGTCACCGTCGTCTGCGGCTCCTCGCGGTTCACCCTCCACACACTGCCTGTGGAGGAGTACCCGGCCCTGCCGACCATGCCCACCGCCACCGGCACCGTCCCCGGGGAGGTCTTCGCCGCGGCCGCCGCCCAGGTCGCCATCGCCGCCGGCCGTGACGACACCCTCCCGGTGCTCACCGGCGTACGGATCGAGATCGAGGGCGACACGGTCACCCTGGCCTCCACCGACCGCTACCGCTTCGCGGTCCGCGAGTTCCTGTGGAAGCCGGAGAGCCCGGACGCCTCCGCGGTCGCGCTGGTCCCCGCCAAGACGCTGCTGGACACCGCCAAGTCCCTGAGCAGCGGCGACACCGTCACGCTGGCGCTGTCCGGCTCCGGGCAGGGCGAGGGCCTGATCGGTTTCGAGGGTGCAGGTCGCCGCACGACGACCCGGCTGCTGGAAGGCGATCTGCCGAAGTACCGCACGCTCTTCCCGACCGAGTTCAATTCGGTCGCCGTGATCGAGACCGCCCCGTTCGTCGAGGCCGTCAAGCGTGTGGCGCTGGTGGCCGAGCGGAACACCCCGGTCCGGCTGAGCTTCGAGCAGGGTGTGCTCATCCTGGAGGCCGGCTCCAGCGACGATGCACAGGCTGTGGAGAGGGTCGACGCCGACCTGGACGGCGACGACATCTCGATCGCCTTCAACCCCGGCTTCCTGCTGGAGGGCCTGTCGGCCATCGACTCCCCCGTGGCGCAGCTGTCCTTCACGACGTCCACCAAGCCCGCGCTGCTGAGCGGCCGGCCGGCCAAGGACGCCGAGGCGGACGACGCGTACAAGTACCTGATCATGCCGGTGCGGCTGTCGGGCTGA
- the gyrA gene encoding DNA gyrase subunit A — protein MADENPPVTPDGVTAEGAPAAIEGVGMRVEPVGLETEMQRSYLDYAMSVIVSRALPDVRDGLKPVHRRVLYAMYDGGYRPEKGFYKCARVVGDVMGTYHPHGDSSIYDALVRLAQPWSMRMPLVDSNGNFGSPGNDPAAAMRYTECKMAPLSMEMLRDIDEETVDFQDNYDGRNQEPTVLPARFPNLLINGSAGIAVGMATNIPPHNLREVAAGAQWALEHPEASSEELLEALIERIKGPDFPTGALVVGRKGIEEAYRTGRGSITMRAVVEVEEIQNRQCLVVTELPYQVNPDNLAQKIADLVKDGKVGGIADVRDETSSRTGQRLVIVLKRDAVAKVVLNNLYKHTDLQTNFGANMLALVDGVPRTLSLDAFIRNWVTHQIEVIVRRTKFRLRKAEERAHILRGLLKALDAIDEVIALIRRSETVDVAREGLMGLLEIDEIQANAILEMQLRRLAALERQKITAEHDELQRKINEYNAILASPERQRQIISEELAAIVEKFGDDRRSKLVPFEGDMSIEDLIAEEDIVVTITRGGYVKRTKTDDYRSQKRGGKGVRGTKLKEDDIVDHFFVSTTHHWLLFFTNKGRVYRAKAYELPDAGRDARGQHVANLLAFQPDEQIAQILAIRDYQAMPYLVLATKAGLVKKTPLKDYDSPRSGGVIAINLREQEDGTDDELIGAELVSENDDLLLISKKAQSIRFTATDEALRPMGRATSGVKGMSFREGDELLSMNVVRANTFVFTATDGGYAKRTAVDEYRVQGRGGLGIKAAKIVEDRGSLVGALVVEETDEILAVTLGGGVIRTRVNEVRETGRDTMGVQLINLGKRDAVVGIAWNAEASREAEEVDGGDEPDETAAAEGAGPAETEGEQPTAE, from the coding sequence ATGGCCGACGAGAACCCCCCTGTGACCCCGGACGGCGTGACCGCCGAGGGCGCGCCCGCCGCCATCGAAGGCGTCGGGATGCGCGTCGAGCCCGTCGGGCTCGAAACGGAGATGCAGCGCTCCTACCTCGACTACGCGATGTCCGTCATCGTCTCGCGTGCGCTGCCGGACGTCCGGGACGGCCTCAAGCCCGTCCACCGCCGCGTCCTGTACGCGATGTACGACGGCGGTTACCGCCCGGAGAAGGGCTTTTACAAGTGCGCCCGCGTCGTCGGCGACGTCATGGGTACATACCACCCGCACGGCGACTCCTCGATCTACGACGCCCTGGTGCGTCTGGCGCAGCCCTGGTCGATGCGGATGCCGCTGGTCGACTCCAACGGCAACTTCGGCTCCCCGGGCAACGACCCGGCGGCCGCCATGCGGTACACCGAGTGCAAGATGGCGCCGCTGTCGATGGAGATGCTCCGGGACATCGACGAGGAGACCGTCGACTTCCAGGACAACTACGACGGCCGTAACCAGGAGCCGACGGTCCTGCCGGCGCGCTTCCCCAACCTGCTGATCAACGGGTCGGCCGGTATCGCGGTCGGTATGGCCACCAACATCCCGCCGCACAACCTGCGCGAGGTCGCGGCCGGTGCCCAGTGGGCGCTGGAGCACCCGGAGGCGTCCAGTGAGGAGCTGCTGGAGGCCCTGATCGAGCGGATCAAGGGCCCGGACTTCCCCACCGGTGCGCTGGTGGTGGGCCGCAAGGGCATCGAGGAGGCCTACCGCACCGGCCGTGGCTCGATCACGATGCGCGCGGTGGTCGAGGTCGAGGAGATCCAGAACCGCCAGTGCCTGGTGGTCACCGAACTGCCGTACCAGGTCAACCCGGACAACCTCGCGCAGAAGATCGCCGACCTGGTCAAGGACGGCAAGGTCGGCGGCATCGCGGACGTCCGCGACGAGACCTCCTCCCGTACGGGCCAGCGGCTGGTCATCGTCCTCAAGCGGGACGCGGTCGCCAAGGTCGTCCTCAACAACCTTTACAAGCACACCGATCTGCAGACCAACTTCGGCGCGAACATGCTCGCGCTGGTCGACGGGGTGCCGCGCACGCTCTCGCTGGACGCCTTCATCCGTAACTGGGTGACGCACCAGATCGAGGTCATCGTCCGCCGGACGAAGTTCCGGCTGCGCAAGGCCGAGGAGCGGGCGCACATCCTGCGCGGTCTGCTCAAGGCGCTGGACGCCATCGACGAGGTCATCGCGCTGATCCGGCGCAGTGAGACGGTCGACGTCGCGCGCGAGGGCCTGATGGGCCTGCTGGAGATCGACGAGATCCAGGCGAACGCGATCCTGGAGATGCAGCTGCGCCGGCTGGCCGCCCTGGAGCGCCAGAAGATCACCGCCGAGCACGACGAGCTCCAGCGCAAGATCAACGAGTACAACGCGATCCTGGCCTCCCCGGAGCGGCAGCGCCAGATCATCAGCGAGGAACTCGCCGCGATCGTCGAGAAGTTCGGCGACGACCGGCGCTCCAAGCTGGTGCCCTTCGAGGGCGACATGTCCATCGAGGACCTGATCGCCGAGGAGGACATCGTCGTCACGATCACCCGTGGCGGCTATGTGAAGCGGACGAAGACCGACGACTACCGCTCGCAGAAGCGCGGCGGCAAGGGCGTACGGGGCACCAAGCTCAAGGAAGACGACATCGTCGACCACTTCTTCGTCTCCACCACCCACCACTGGCTGCTGTTCTTCACGAACAAGGGCCGGGTCTACCGCGCCAAGGCGTACGAACTCCCCGACGCGGGACGGGACGCGCGGGGTCAGCATGTGGCCAACCTCCTCGCCTTCCAGCCGGACGAGCAGATCGCGCAGATCCTGGCGATCCGCGACTACCAGGCCATGCCGTATCTGGTGCTCGCCACCAAGGCCGGTCTGGTGAAGAAGACGCCGCTGAAGGACTACGACTCGCCCCGTTCCGGCGGTGTCATCGCGATCAACCTGCGCGAGCAGGAGGACGGCACGGACGACGAGCTGATCGGCGCCGAGCTGGTGTCGGAGAACGACGATCTGCTGCTGATCAGCAAGAAGGCCCAGTCGATCCGGTTCACGGCGACGGACGAGGCGCTGCGCCCGATGGGCCGGGCCACGTCCGGTGTGAAGGGCATGAGCTTCCGCGAGGGCGATGAGCTGCTCTCGATGAACGTGGTCCGCGCCAACACCTTCGTGTTCACCGCCACGGACGGCGGCTACGCCAAGCGCACCGCGGTCGACGAGTACCGCGTCCAGGGCCGCGGCGGTCTGGGCATCAAGGCCGCCAAGATCGTGGAGGACCGGGGTTCGCTGGTCGGCGCGCTGGTCGTCGAGGAGACGGATGAGATCCTCGCGGTGACGCTCGGGGGTGGCGTGATCCGCACGCGGGTCAACGAGGTGCGCGAAACGGGCCGTGACACCATGGGTGTCCAACTGATCAACCTGGGCAAGCGTGATGCCGTCGTCGGTATCGCATGGAACGCCGAGGCCAGCCGCGAAGCCGAAGAGGTCGACGGGGGCGACGAGCCCGACGAGACCGCTGCGGCGGAGGGGGCCGGACCCGCGGAGACCGAGGGCGAGCAGCCCACGGCGGAGTAA
- a CDS encoding DUF721 domain-containing protein: MSEEQPDRPRPPELSGVDLARQALVAAKEQARARGAAAQQKKQARRGGLRSGARADGRDPLPLGAAINRLITERGWETPAAVGGVMGRWPQLVGPEVAQHCEPQKYDEDARVLTVQCDSTAWATQLRLLAPTLVARLNEDLGHGTVKVIKVLGPGGPARRYGSLRAPGSKGPGDTYG, encoded by the coding sequence ATGAGCGAGGAGCAGCCCGACCGGCCCCGGCCGCCGGAGCTCTCCGGGGTGGATCTGGCCCGTCAGGCGCTGGTGGCCGCCAAGGAGCAGGCGCGGGCGCGGGGCGCGGCCGCGCAGCAGAAGAAGCAGGCCCGGCGTGGCGGGCTGCGTTCGGGGGCGCGGGCGGACGGCCGCGATCCGCTGCCGCTCGGCGCGGCGATCAACCGGCTGATCACGGAGCGCGGCTGGGAGACCCCGGCGGCGGTCGGCGGGGTGATGGGGCGCTGGCCGCAGTTGGTCGGGCCCGAGGTGGCGCAGCACTGTGAGCCGCAGAAGTACGACGAGGACGCCCGGGTGCTGACGGTGCAGTGCGATTCGACGGCCTGGGCGACGCAGCTGCGGCTGCTGGCCCCGACGCTGGTGGCCCGCCTCAACGAGGACCTGGGGCACGGCACCGTCAAGGTGATCAAGGTGCTGGGGCCCGGCGGTCCGGCACGGCGCTATGGATCGCTGCGCGCGCCGGGGAGCAAGGGCCCCGGCGACACCTACGGATGA